The following are from one region of the Haemophilus parainfluenzae genome:
- the prfA gene encoding peptide chain release factor 1, with product MKDSIIAKLESLKERYEELEALLGDASVISDQDKFRAYSKEYSQLEDVVKCFNRWNQLNSNIADAELMLDDPEMKEMAEMEIEESKAEIEEVEQQLQILLLPKDPNDEYNCYLEIRAGTGGDEAGIFAGDLFRMYSRYAESKRWRVEMLSANESEQGGYKEVIVKVSGDGVYGQLKFESGGHRVQRVPKTESQGRIHTSACTVAVMPELPESEMPEINPADLRIDTYRSSGAGGQHVNTTDSAVRITHIPTGIVVECQDERSQHKNKAKAMSVLASRIVQAEQERQAAEQADTRRNLLGSGDRSDKIRTYNYPQGRVTDHRINLTLYRLDEVMNGKIDELIQPIITEYQADQLAALSENN from the coding sequence ATGAAAGATTCTATTATTGCAAAACTTGAAAGTTTAAAAGAACGTTATGAAGAATTAGAGGCATTGCTAGGCGATGCATCGGTGATTTCGGATCAGGATAAATTCCGCGCGTATTCTAAAGAATATTCACAACTTGAAGATGTGGTGAAATGTTTTAATCGTTGGAATCAGCTTAATTCTAACATTGCTGATGCAGAATTGATGTTAGATGATCCTGAAATGAAAGAAATGGCAGAAATGGAAATTGAAGAATCCAAAGCCGAAATTGAAGAAGTCGAGCAACAACTTCAAATTCTTTTATTGCCGAAAGATCCAAATGATGAATATAACTGCTATTTAGAAATTCGTGCGGGTACAGGTGGGGATGAAGCGGGTATCTTTGCCGGCGATTTATTCCGTATGTATAGCCGTTATGCTGAAAGTAAACGCTGGCGTGTTGAAATGCTCAGCGCAAATGAAAGCGAGCAGGGCGGTTATAAAGAAGTGATCGTGAAAGTAAGCGGTGATGGCGTGTACGGTCAGTTAAAATTTGAATCAGGCGGCCACCGTGTACAACGTGTACCAAAAACAGAAAGCCAAGGTCGTATTCATACTTCTGCTTGTACTGTTGCGGTGATGCCAGAATTACCTGAATCTGAAATGCCGGAAATCAATCCTGCTGATTTACGTATTGATACCTACCGTTCATCTGGTGCAGGTGGTCAGCACGTTAATACGACTGACTCTGCGGTACGTATTACCCACATTCCAACGGGTATTGTGGTGGAATGTCAGGATGAGCGTTCACAACACAAAAACAAAGCGAAAGCGATGTCTGTATTGGCTTCACGTATTGTTCAAGCAGAGCAAGAACGTCAAGCGGCAGAGCAAGCGGATACCCGCCGTAACTTATTAGGTTCAGGCGATCGTTCTGATAAAATTCGTACTTATAACTACCCACAAGGTCGTGTAACAGATCACCGTATCAACTTAACGCTCTATCGCTTAGATGAAGTGATGAACGGCAAAATTGACGAGCTTATTCAGCCGATTATCACTGAATATCAAGCAGATCAATTAGCGGCGTTATCTGAGAATAATTAA
- the prmC gene encoding peptide chain release factor N(5)-glutamine methyltransferase, protein MIYQQWLADAAQALNQVNPTENGKVDALVLLQHATGKSRTQILAFDETEIDEKVRLKLTALLDRRLKGEPIAYILGEKEFWSLPLNVSEGTLIPRPDTEILVEKALQIALEKLEENPPRFRILDLGTGTGAIALALASELSPICQKKHIQLDVIGVDLMPEVVKLAQSNAEKNQLKVQFLQSRWFENVEGQFDIIVSNPPYIDETDEHLFQSDVRFEPRSALVAGENGLADLRHLIEYAPGHLKDNGYLLLEHGWKQGEEVRSIFWQNHWQGVATIRDYGDNERVTLGYWKR, encoded by the coding sequence ATGATCTATCAACAATGGCTTGCCGATGCTGCGCAAGCCTTAAATCAGGTAAATCCAACAGAGAATGGCAAAGTGGATGCGTTAGTGCTATTGCAACACGCAACAGGCAAATCGAGAACGCAAATTTTAGCTTTCGATGAAACGGAAATTGATGAAAAAGTGCGGTTAAAATTGACCGCACTTTTAGATCGTCGTTTAAAAGGCGAACCTATCGCTTATATCCTTGGTGAAAAAGAATTCTGGTCCTTGCCTTTAAATGTATCAGAAGGAACATTAATTCCTCGTCCCGATACTGAAATTCTCGTAGAAAAAGCATTGCAAATTGCGTTAGAAAAACTGGAAGAAAATCCACCGCGCTTTCGTATTCTCGATCTAGGTACCGGCACTGGCGCCATTGCGTTGGCGCTAGCTTCTGAGCTTTCTCCTATTTGTCAAAAAAAGCATATTCAATTGGATGTTATTGGTGTTGATTTAATGCCAGAAGTCGTCAAATTAGCGCAATCCAATGCAGAAAAAAATCAGCTCAAGGTGCAATTTTTGCAGAGTCGTTGGTTCGAAAATGTTGAAGGGCAGTTTGATATTATCGTCAGTAATCCGCCTTATATTGATGAAACCGATGAACATCTTTTCCAAAGTGATGTGCGTTTCGAGCCTCGTTCGGCGTTGGTGGCGGGTGAAAACGGTTTAGCTGATTTACGTCATCTTATTGAGTATGCGCCAGGACATTTAAAAGATAACGGCTATTTATTGTTAGAACACGGCTGGAAACAGGGCGAAGAAGTGCGGTCAATTTTCTGGCAAAATCATTGGCAAGGGGTTGCAACCATACGGGATTATGGCGACAATGAACGCGTAACGTTGGGATATTGGAAGCGGTAA
- a CDS encoding SirB1 family protein, giving the protein MKYDQKVLYTELTHFYLSICEKEQLDEPRIRGLVGSLVRKARQAIPEEWDDKAKIHQLLQLFYGDWGFHCDSDNYFYARNLYLLYILEEREGMPVSLGALILYLAASLKLPIYPVNFPTQLILRAEVDGEAAFIDPWSGKYISVDELKKLYEGAFGFGAQIQPEDLARADIPMLTARFRQLAKNALIREEQNDLAFNYIQFLLAGRKDPYDIRDRGLVLAQMGAYPSAIEDLEYFVDQCPNDPTSSLLKTQLLELKGEALKDANAIH; this is encoded by the coding sequence ATGAAATACGATCAAAAAGTCTTATATACTGAGCTAACTCATTTTTATCTGAGCATTTGTGAGAAAGAGCAACTTGATGAGCCTCGTATAAGAGGGCTCGTGGGAAGTTTAGTGCGTAAAGCTCGCCAAGCTATTCCTGAAGAATGGGATGATAAAGCTAAAATTCATCAATTATTGCAGCTCTTCTACGGTGATTGGGGCTTTCATTGCGATTCGGATAATTATTTCTATGCGCGCAATTTATACCTTCTGTATATTTTAGAAGAACGTGAAGGTATGCCGGTAAGCCTTGGCGCCTTAATACTTTATTTGGCAGCAAGTTTAAAATTGCCGATTTATCCCGTAAATTTCCCGACACAACTGATTTTACGTGCAGAAGTTGATGGCGAAGCGGCGTTTATTGATCCTTGGAGCGGAAAATATATTTCAGTGGATGAATTGAAAAAACTCTATGAAGGCGCCTTTGGTTTTGGGGCTCAAATTCAACCTGAAGATTTAGCCCGAGCAGATATTCCGATGCTGACTGCACGTTTCCGTCAGCTCGCCAAGAATGCCTTAATTCGTGAAGAACAAAACGATTTGGCTTTTAATTATATCCAATTCTTGTTAGCGGGAAGAAAAGATCCTTACGATATTCGCGATCGTGGCTTGGTGTTGGCGCAAATGGGCGCTTATCCTTCAGCCATTGAGGATTTGGAATATTTTGTGGATCAATGTCCGAATGATCCCACTTCTTCTTTGTTAAAAACTCAACTTTTAGAACTGAAAGGCGAAGCATTGAAAGATGCCAATGCCATCCATTAA
- the kdsA gene encoding 3-deoxy-8-phosphooctulonate synthase, which yields MQNKIVKIGNIDVANDKPFVLFGGMNVLESRDMAMQVCEAYVKVTEKLGVPYVFKASFDKANRSSIHSYRGPGMEEGLKIFQEIKETFGVKVITDVHEIYQCQPVADVVDVIQLPAFLARQTDLVEAMAKTGAVINVKKPQFLSPGQMGNIVDKFEECGNDKIILCDRGSNFGYDNLVVDMLGFGVMKKVSKGSPVIFDVTHSLQCRDPFGAASGGRREQVTELARSGLAIGIAGLFLEAHPNPNQAKCDGPSALPLSALEGFVSQMKAIDDLVKSFPELDTSI from the coding sequence ATGCAAAATAAAATTGTAAAAATTGGCAATATTGATGTCGCAAATGACAAACCCTTTGTGCTTTTCGGCGGGATGAACGTGCTTGAAAGCCGCGATATGGCGATGCAAGTTTGTGAAGCTTACGTGAAAGTGACTGAAAAGTTGGGCGTTCCTTATGTTTTTAAGGCATCTTTCGATAAAGCTAACCGTTCTTCAATTCATTCTTACCGTGGTCCAGGCATGGAAGAAGGTTTAAAAATTTTCCAAGAGATAAAAGAAACCTTTGGTGTGAAAGTGATTACCGATGTGCACGAAATCTATCAATGTCAGCCTGTTGCTGATGTGGTGGACGTGATTCAGTTACCGGCATTCTTAGCGCGTCAAACTGATTTAGTCGAAGCTATGGCAAAAACGGGCGCAGTGATTAACGTGAAAAAACCACAATTCTTAAGCCCGGGTCAAATGGGGAATATTGTCGATAAATTTGAAGAATGTGGTAACGATAAAATTATCCTTTGTGATCGAGGTTCAAACTTCGGTTACGATAATTTAGTGGTGGATATGTTAGGCTTCGGCGTAATGAAAAAAGTGTCTAAAGGTAGTCCAGTTATTTTTGACGTGACCCATTCATTACAATGCCGCGATCCGTTTGGTGCCGCTTCAGGTGGCCGTCGTGAACAAGTGACCGAATTAGCTCGTTCTGGCTTAGCAATTGGCATTGCAGGCTTATTCTTAGAAGCTCACCCAAATCCAAATCAAGCAAAATGTGATGGTCCTTCTGCATTGCCACTTTCGGCATTAGAAGGTTTTGTCTCACAGATGAAAGCCATTGATGATTTAGTGAAGTCTTTCCCTGAATTAGATACGTCCATCTAA
- a CDS encoding 2-hydroxyacid dehydrogenase: MNIVFLDSTAIPKHIPIPRPSFPHNWVEYEYTSAEQTIERAKDADIIITSKVILSREVLQQLPKLKLIAITATGTNNVDLDAAKELGVAVKNVAGYSATTVPEHVLGMIFALKHSLAGWQRDQITGKWTESKQFCYFDYPITDVKGSTLGVFGKGCLGTEVGRLAELLGMKVLYAEHRNATTCREGYTPFEEVLKQADILTLHCALTETTKNLINQETLSLCKQGVYLINTGRGPLIDEQAVCDALKSGQLGGAALDVLVKEPPEKNNPLIELAKTMPNLIITPHIAWASDSAVTTLTKKVTQNIEDFVQQLNQK, from the coding sequence ATGAATATCGTATTTTTAGACAGCACAGCAATTCCGAAACATATTCCTATTCCTCGTCCAAGCTTTCCGCATAACTGGGTTGAGTATGAATATACTTCTGCGGAGCAAACCATTGAGCGAGCAAAAGACGCGGATATTATTATCACCAGTAAAGTGATTTTAAGCCGTGAGGTGTTGCAACAACTACCTAAATTAAAATTGATTGCTATCACCGCAACAGGCACCAATAACGTGGATTTAGACGCAGCAAAAGAATTGGGTGTGGCAGTTAAAAATGTGGCAGGTTATTCTGCCACGACGGTACCTGAGCATGTGTTGGGCATGATTTTTGCGTTAAAACATAGCTTGGCTGGCTGGCAACGCGATCAAATCACCGGCAAATGGACTGAGAGTAAACAGTTCTGCTACTTTGATTATCCCATTACAGATGTTAAAGGTTCAACGTTAGGCGTGTTTGGAAAAGGCTGTTTAGGTACAGAAGTAGGGCGTTTAGCCGAGCTTTTAGGCATGAAAGTGCTTTATGCTGAACATCGAAATGCCACAACGTGTCGTGAAGGTTACACACCTTTTGAAGAGGTGCTAAAACAAGCCGATATTCTCACATTGCATTGTGCATTGACCGAAACAACCAAAAATTTAATCAATCAAGAAACCTTGTCACTTTGTAAGCAAGGTGTGTATTTAATCAATACTGGTCGTGGTCCATTGATTGATGAGCAAGCAGTTTGTGATGCTTTAAAATCAGGACAATTAGGCGGTGCCGCATTAGATGTGTTAGTGAAAGAACCACCAGAGAAAAATAATCCACTGATTGAATTAGCGAAAACGATGCCGAATTTAATTATCACGCCTCATATTGCTTGGGCGAGTGATAGCGCAGTAACCACGCTAACAAAAAAAGTGACGCAAAATATTGAAGATTTCGTTCAACAATTAAATCAAAAATAA
- a CDS encoding lipoprotein-releasing ABC transporter permease subunit, with amino-acid sequence MNLPISLYVALRYWRAKSADRFGRLVANLASFGIVLGVMALIIVLSVMNGLEGYQKQQVLSSIPHAIVSQETPISAEKPLENTPHFVQKAVPINTTNVVFQTAKGVSAGQVIGIQSFSDDPLLDAFDSSQFNQLLPQGEFKLIIGDNLAQKLGLAVGDKVRLMITENSQYTPFGRVPMQRLFTVSELYYDYGEASGYEVFANLADIGRLMRIQPGEAQGYRLFLDDPFQITELPTYFEESYISDWRVQKGEFFQAVRMEKNMMGLLISLIIVVAISNIVTSLSLMVVDKQGEIAILQTQGVTKSQVRSIFIYQGLLVGLVGTLIGAVLGVLITLNLGAILSAVNPNGVFLPTSIEPVQVIIVIAFSLLLSLLSTIYPAYRAAKTEPAEALRYE; translated from the coding sequence ATGAATTTACCTATTTCTTTATATGTCGCTCTGCGATATTGGCGGGCAAAAAGCGCCGATCGTTTTGGGCGACTTGTTGCTAATTTGGCAAGCTTTGGCATCGTACTGGGTGTGATGGCATTGATTATTGTGCTTTCTGTCATGAATGGATTAGAAGGCTATCAAAAACAACAGGTGCTTTCGAGCATTCCGCACGCGATTGTTAGCCAAGAAACGCCTATTTCGGCAGAAAAACCGCTTGAAAACACACCGCACTTTGTACAAAAAGCTGTGCCGATTAATACCACGAATGTTGTGTTTCAAACGGCAAAAGGTGTGAGCGCGGGACAAGTGATTGGTATTCAGTCTTTTTCAGATGATCCTTTACTGGACGCTTTCGATTCTAGCCAATTTAATCAACTTTTACCGCAAGGTGAGTTTAAGCTAATTATTGGCGATAATCTGGCACAAAAATTAGGCTTAGCGGTGGGCGATAAAGTTCGCTTAATGATTACGGAAAACAGCCAATATACGCCATTTGGTCGTGTGCCGATGCAGCGTTTATTTACCGTGAGTGAGCTTTACTATGATTATGGCGAAGCGTCAGGTTATGAAGTTTTTGCTAATTTAGCCGATATTGGTCGCCTAATGCGTATTCAACCAGGTGAGGCACAAGGCTATCGTTTATTCCTAGATGATCCTTTCCAAATCACAGAATTGCCAACCTATTTTGAAGAGAGTTATATCAGCGATTGGCGTGTCCAAAAAGGGGAGTTTTTCCAAGCGGTTCGTATGGAAAAAAATATGATGGGCTTGTTGATTAGCTTAATTATCGTTGTGGCGATTTCAAATATCGTCACCTCATTAAGTTTAATGGTGGTGGATAAACAAGGGGAAATCGCCATTTTGCAAACACAAGGTGTCACTAAATCACAAGTACGCTCGATCTTTATTTATCAAGGTTTATTGGTGGGGCTAGTGGGCACATTGATTGGTGCCGTACTGGGCGTATTAATCACTTTAAACCTTGGGGCAATTTTAAGTGCGGTCAATCCGAATGGTGTTTTCTTGCCGACCTCGATTGAGCCTGTGCAAGTCATTATTGTGATAGCCTTTTCTTTATTGTTATCTTTATTATCAACCATTTATCCAGCTTATCGTGCGGCAAAAACTGAGCCGGCGGAAGCATTACGTTATGAGTAA
- the lolD gene encoding lipoprotein-releasing ABC transporter ATP-binding protein LolD has translation MNNYLLECQNINKFYQEGENQTQVLKGVSFAMKPQELVAIVGSSGSGKSTLLHTLGGLDQPSSGEVFIKGQSLQKASESELAKLRNQNLGFVYQFHHLMADFTALENVMMPMLIGRQNKTEAKDRAEKILGAVGLSHRITHRPSALSGGERQRVAIARALVNNPALVLADEPTGNLDHKTTESIFELIQTLNAEQNIAFLLVTHDMSLAQKLSRCLTMQDGILKEGA, from the coding sequence ATGAATAACTACTTATTAGAATGCCAAAATATTAATAAATTTTACCAAGAAGGCGAGAACCAAACCCAAGTATTAAAAGGCGTAAGCTTTGCCATGAAACCACAAGAATTAGTGGCGATTGTGGGGAGTTCTGGTTCAGGAAAAAGTACTTTATTGCACACCTTAGGCGGCTTAGATCAGCCAAGTAGTGGGGAAGTGTTTATTAAAGGGCAATCATTGCAAAAAGCGTCTGAAAGTGAATTGGCTAAATTACGTAACCAAAATCTAGGGTTTGTGTATCAATTTCACCATTTAATGGCAGATTTTACCGCATTGGAAAATGTGATGATGCCGATGTTAATTGGTCGTCAGAATAAAACAGAAGCAAAAGATCGTGCTGAAAAAATATTGGGTGCAGTAGGCTTAAGCCATCGCATTACCCATCGTCCGTCAGCCCTTTCTGGTGGGGAACGTCAACGAGTGGCGATTGCTCGTGCATTAGTGAATAATCCCGCTCTCGTCTTAGCCGATGAACCAACTGGTAACTTAGATCATAAAACCACAGAAAGTATTTTTGAGTTGATTCAAACCTTGAATGCAGAACAAAACATTGCGTTTTTATTGGTTACCCATGATATGTCATTAGCGCAAAAACTGTCTCGTTGCTTAACCATGCAAGACGGCATTTTGAAGGAAGGTGCATAA
- the lolE gene encoding lipoprotein-releasing ABC transporter permease subunit LolE, with protein sequence MNTPFFISWRYQRGKQKNPLVALISKFSAIGIALGVAVLIVGLSAMNGFERELNSRILAVVPHTEITVNPHDNEATLNHWQKLEERLKTNKKITALSPFVSFTALVENGNKLKVVQVKGVDKQAEDQVSSLGKFVEGDGWQKFAEEGGLVLGSGIAKALDVKAGDWVSLLISQPNGEDQMAQPNRERVQVTAILRLDGQLDHSYALLALPQAQELMGYREDQITGVELKVDDPFKVQEMDYSMLNDYPQLLYIQNWVAKFGYMYRDIQLIRTVMYIAMVLVIGVACFNIVSTLIMAVKDKQGDIAIMRTLGANNGFIKQIFIWYGLLAGMKGCLIGIVLGVVLALNLTPIIQGIETLLGKKLLSDGIYFVDFLPSELHWFDVVLVLVAALVLSLLASLYPASRAAKLQPAQVLSNH encoded by the coding sequence ATGAATACGCCTTTTTTCATTAGTTGGCGTTATCAGCGGGGCAAGCAAAAGAATCCGTTGGTAGCGTTAATTTCAAAATTCTCTGCAATTGGTATCGCTCTTGGCGTAGCGGTGTTGATTGTGGGGTTAAGTGCCATGAATGGGTTTGAGCGAGAATTAAACTCGCGTATTTTAGCTGTCGTGCCACATACGGAAATCACGGTAAACCCACATGACAATGAAGCCACATTAAACCATTGGCAAAAGCTAGAAGAGCGTCTAAAAACAAACAAAAAAATTACCGCACTTTCACCTTTTGTGAGTTTTACTGCCTTAGTTGAGAATGGCAATAAACTCAAAGTTGTTCAAGTGAAAGGGGTCGATAAACAAGCTGAAGATCAAGTGAGCTCTCTTGGTAAGTTTGTGGAAGGCGATGGCTGGCAAAAATTCGCAGAAGAAGGCGGATTGGTGCTGGGCTCTGGTATTGCCAAAGCGTTAGATGTTAAAGCAGGCGATTGGGTATCATTATTAATCTCTCAACCAAATGGCGAAGATCAAATGGCTCAACCTAATCGTGAGCGTGTTCAAGTGACTGCTATTTTACGTTTAGATGGTCAGCTAGACCACAGTTATGCCTTACTGGCATTACCTCAAGCACAAGAATTAATGGGGTATCGCGAAGATCAAATCACCGGTGTTGAATTGAAAGTGGATGATCCATTCAAAGTACAAGAAATGGATTATTCGATGCTGAATGATTATCCTCAACTGCTTTATATCCAAAACTGGGTGGCAAAATTTGGCTATATGTATCGTGATATTCAGCTTATCCGCACAGTGATGTATATCGCCATGGTGCTTGTAATTGGGGTAGCGTGTTTTAATATTGTTTCTACCTTAATTATGGCGGTAAAAGACAAGCAAGGTGATATTGCGATTATGCGAACCCTGGGGGCAAATAATGGCTTTATTAAGCAGATCTTTATTTGGTATGGTTTGCTTGCAGGAATGAAAGGGTGTTTGATTGGTATCGTGTTAGGCGTCGTACTTGCCCTTAATCTCACACCGATTATTCAAGGCATCGAGACATTACTCGGTAAAAAACTGTTATCAGATGGCATCTATTTCGTTGATTTCTTACCAAGCGAATTACATTGGTTTGATGTTGTATTAGTTCTTGTGGCGGCATTGGTATTGAGTTTACTCGCCAGTCTTTATCCAGCCAGTCGAGCCGCGAAGTTACAACCGGCTCAAGTATTGAGTAATCATTAA
- a CDS encoding YhcB family protein: protein MQSWIPEIWQAAVIGLVVGVILGYLLLRLTKGSVKKQVQTEAELKEVKTQLSDKQAQLEKHFAESAELFKTLIGDYQKLYRHYAVSSETLLGNKPSDKGLFTQQLVTASSESKSEEPPRDYSEGSSGLLKTDKENQ, encoded by the coding sequence ATGCAATCATGGATACCAGAAATATGGCAAGCCGCTGTGATTGGACTTGTAGTTGGCGTAATCTTAGGCTATTTGCTGTTACGTTTAACAAAAGGTTCTGTTAAAAAACAAGTTCAAACCGAAGCTGAACTAAAAGAAGTCAAAACACAATTAAGCGATAAACAAGCACAACTTGAAAAACATTTCGCTGAAAGTGCTGAATTATTTAAAACCTTAATTGGTGATTATCAAAAACTCTATCGTCACTATGCCGTTTCATCTGAAACCTTGCTTGGCAATAAACCATCCGACAAAGGGTTATTTACCCAGCAATTAGTGACCGCCTCATCAGAAAGCAAATCTGAAGAGCCACCGCGTGATTATTCCGAAGGTTCATCTGGATTATTAAAAACAGATAAAGAAAACCAGTAA
- a CDS encoding RidA family protein, with amino-acid sequence MSIKRIQPSKRFSEVVIHNNTAYFAGQVPEKSVKQNTYEQTKEVLSLIDKLLAEIGSEKSKILTTQIFLADMADYAQLNQAWDEWVDSQNPPSRATVEAKLADPDWKVEIVIIAAV; translated from the coding sequence ATGTCGATTAAACGTATTCAACCAAGCAAACGCTTTTCTGAAGTGGTTATTCATAACAATACCGCCTATTTTGCTGGCCAAGTACCAGAAAAAAGCGTTAAGCAAAATACTTACGAACAAACCAAAGAAGTCCTTTCACTGATCGATAAATTATTGGCTGAAATTGGTTCTGAAAAAAGTAAAATTCTTACCACTCAAATCTTCCTTGCTGATATGGCAGATTATGCTCAACTCAACCAAGCATGGGATGAATGGGTCGATAGCCAAAATCCACCAAGCCGAGCAACGGTAGAAGCAAAACTTGCAGATCCTGATTGGAAAGTTGAGATCGTTATTATTGCGGCTGTATAA
- a CDS encoding YwiC-like family protein — protein MKLLISNQYGAIVMALLPFIYGMLLASPVWAHFFLLLAWFTMYLLSYPMLSLFKGKNMAEYKKWIIIYGVAAFLFALPAIFYNWQILFFIAAMFPFVLVSIYYTKKKDERNLLNDLAGIAIFALAGMGSYYFSDRTFDEKIWWVALYPSLFFIGTTLYVKSMMRERKNPLYLKASIIFHVLCVLGCLFTQQYVLSLAFVPALIRAIYLPTKKLSVKQVGLIEFGTSAIFLIILLIATL, from the coding sequence ATGAAACTCCTGATTTCGAATCAATATGGCGCTATTGTGATGGCATTATTGCCTTTTATTTACGGTATGTTATTAGCTTCACCTGTTTGGGCGCATTTCTTTTTGCTGTTAGCTTGGTTCACCATGTATTTGCTGAGTTATCCAATGCTTAGTCTCTTTAAAGGCAAAAATATGGCGGAATATAAAAAGTGGATCATCATCTATGGTGTTGCGGCTTTTTTATTTGCGCTTCCTGCCATTTTTTATAACTGGCAAATTCTTTTCTTTATTGCCGCCATGTTTCCTTTTGTGTTGGTGAGTATCTATTACACCAAGAAAAAAGATGAACGTAATCTTCTCAATGATTTAGCGGGTATTGCGATTTTTGCCCTTGCAGGTATGGGATCCTATTATTTTTCTGACCGCACTTTTGATGAAAAAATCTGGTGGGTAGCACTGTATCCAAGCTTATTTTTTATTGGCACGACGCTTTACGTCAAATCAATGATGCGTGAACGTAAAAATCCGCTTTATCTCAAAGCCTCCATTATTTTCCATGTACTTTGCGTGCTCGGTTGCTTGTTCACTCAACAATATGTCTTGTCACTTGCTTTTGTGCCGGCATTAATTCGTGCCATTTATTTACCCACCAAGAAACTTTCAGTGAAGCAAGTCGGTCTAATAGAATTCGGAACATCCGCCATTTTTTTGATTATTTTATTGATAGCGACATTATAA
- a CDS encoding tetratricopeptide repeat protein yields MKTLAKLLFLATFTLSSSAFAMKTIDLVDKAQMTDQQKMDLAQKLAEKQDWKAVFEIMYPLALEGNLQAQSNLGMLYNLGRGVDENKELAYWWFSEAAERGSIKAINNLAVMYFNGNNYVKQDTAQAIKLFETSATKDPDAMLTLGEIYTNQKEFTKAFEWFQKAANAGSNEGRFRLARLYEEGIGTQVNIGLAKLLYLEIMNTAKKDEIKEIARQRLQRLSLY; encoded by the coding sequence ATGAAGACATTAGCTAAACTTTTATTCCTAGCCACCTTCACGTTAAGCAGTTCAGCATTTGCCATGAAAACCATTGATTTGGTCGATAAAGCGCAAATGACGGATCAGCAAAAAATGGATCTGGCACAAAAACTGGCTGAGAAACAAGATTGGAAAGCCGTTTTTGAAATTATGTATCCCCTTGCGTTGGAAGGTAATTTACAAGCGCAAAGCAATTTAGGGATGCTTTATAATTTAGGCCGTGGAGTGGATGAAAATAAAGAGTTGGCTTACTGGTGGTTTAGTGAAGCCGCTGAGCGAGGCAGCATTAAGGCTATCAATAATTTGGCGGTCATGTATTTCAACGGTAACAACTATGTAAAACAAGATACCGCTCAAGCGATTAAATTATTTGAAACCAGTGCAACAAAAGATCCCGATGCCATGCTTACATTAGGGGAAATTTATACTAATCAGAAAGAATTTACCAAAGCCTTTGAATGGTTCCAAAAAGCCGCGAATGCGGGCAGCAATGAGGGGCGATTCCGTTTGGCTCGTTTGTATGAGGAAGGGATAGGGACACAAGTTAATATTGGCTTGGCCAAATTACTTTATTTGGAAATTATGAATACAGCAAAAAAGGATGAAATTAAAGAAATTGCCAGACAGCGATTACAACGTTTAAGTTTGTATTAA